In Pedobacter sp. SL55, the following proteins share a genomic window:
- a CDS encoding TonB-dependent receptor plug domain-containing protein, which translates to MIRLILLFALISSCAFAQETHRGMIPSKATVYNSGPLYVVNGLVVEGGKAFFALLNPNDVEKIDILKDAASTAIYGIRGANGVVLITLKPKVKLLPYSKLIKKFKVKKQYRDYAVYVDKDAINSKTTFVSASSWIKEIIMLQRSSGIIDIPYLNIVPNK; encoded by the coding sequence ATGATACGACTGATACTTTTATTTGCCCTGATTAGCAGTTGCGCATTTGCACAAGAAACACACCGAGGGATGATCCCTTCAAAGGCTACGGTTTATAACTCTGGTCCATTATATGTGGTTAACGGTTTGGTTGTTGAAGGTGGCAAAGCGTTTTTTGCATTGTTAAATCCAAACGATGTTGAAAAAATAGATATATTGAAAGACGCTGCTAGTACTGCTATTTATGGAATTAGAGGTGCCAATGGTGTAGTGTTGATAACGCTAAAACCTAAAGTTAAGCTTTTGCCTTACAGTAAATTGATAAAAAAGTTTAAAGTAAAAAAGCAGTATCGAGATTATGCCGTGTATGTAGACAAGGACGCGATAAACAGCAAGACAACGTTTGTGTCGGCAAGTAGTTGGATAAAAGAAATTATCATGCTTCAACGTTCTAGTGGAATTATAGATATTCCATACCTTAACATCGTACCTAATAAGTAA
- a CDS encoding DUF4834 family protein yields the protein MGIIKFLIIAIIVLWVIRLLMRIIFPMVIKNAFSKMQQQATGQQQRPVRPEGTISIDHMPKKEKRKGNADNLGEFVDYEEVK from the coding sequence ATGGGTATAATTAAGTTTTTAATAATAGCAATTATTGTTTTATGGGTAATTAGGTTACTAATGAGGATCATATTTCCTATGGTAATTAAAAATGCCTTTAGCAAAATGCAACAACAGGCCACGGGCCAGCAGCAACGTCCGGTTAGGCCAGAGGGTACAATTTCTATAGATCACATGCCTAAAAAAGAGAAGAGAAAGGGCAACGCCGATAATTTAGGCGAATTTGTAGATTACGAAGAAGTGAAGTAA
- a CDS encoding acyltransferase family protein: MSNLSSPSVLKSKTHFEILDGLRGIAALGVVIFHFIEMYTPHPDDLIAHAYLAVDFFFCLSGFVVAYAYDDRLPQMGLKKFFKQRLIRLHPLVVLGTVLGLLGFIFDPFGNQWEAYSGWKIVLLFLASVLMIPYPVMAERALNNFGLNAPAWTLFWEYVANIVYALVLHRLKRIWLLLLAIIAAGGIFYVTITAGNISGGWAGNNFWHGGARVAFSFLAGMCIFRYQFIIKNRLGFPLMALLLALAFFVPFRDSWNWLVEPLIIVCYFPLLVSLGAGTILSPSHQSICRFSGQISYPLYITHYFVLWAFGNYYAQAQPSHQTLAWVIPLLITLQIIIAYLAMKFYDLPIRKWLSR; encoded by the coding sequence ATGAGCAATCTTTCTTCTCCTTCAGTACTTAAATCTAAAACACATTTCGAAATTTTAGATGGTTTGCGTGGTATAGCTGCTCTTGGTGTGGTTATATTTCACTTTATCGAAATGTACACCCCACATCCAGACGATTTGATTGCCCACGCTTATTTAGCGGTAGATTTTTTCTTCTGTCTTTCGGGATTTGTGGTTGCCTATGCTTACGATGACAGGTTACCGCAAATGGGCCTAAAGAAATTTTTCAAGCAAAGGTTAATTCGATTACACCCACTGGTTGTTTTAGGTACAGTATTAGGCTTACTTGGATTTATTTTCGATCCTTTTGGCAACCAGTGGGAAGCCTATAGCGGTTGGAAAATCGTGCTGCTTTTTTTAGCCTCAGTTTTGATGATTCCTTATCCAGTTATGGCAGAAAGGGCTTTAAATAACTTCGGATTAAATGCGCCAGCTTGGACACTTTTTTGGGAATACGTAGCCAACATTGTTTATGCATTGGTATTGCACCGCTTGAAACGAATTTGGCTTTTACTATTGGCCATTATAGCAGCTGGTGGCATTTTTTACGTAACCATTACGGCTGGCAACATTAGTGGCGGCTGGGCAGGAAATAATTTTTGGCATGGTGGCGCAAGGGTGGCATTCTCCTTTTTAGCGGGTATGTGTATATTCCGTTATCAGTTTATTATTAAAAATCGTTTGGGTTTCCCATTAATGGCACTATTATTGGCATTAGCCTTCTTTGTGCCTTTTAGAGATAGTTGGAACTGGCTCGTAGAACCGCTAATTATTGTGTGCTATTTCCCTTTATTGGTTTCGTTGGGTGCTGGCACCATTTTAAGCCCTTCGCATCAAAGCATTTGTAGATTTTCAGGACAGATCTCTTACCCACTTTACATTACACATTATTTTGTATTATGGGCTTTTGGCAATTATTACGCACAAGCCCAACCCAGCCACCAAACATTGGCTTGGGTAATTCCTTTATTAATTACCTTACAAATTATAATTGCCTATTTGGCTATGAAATTTTACGATTTACCGATTAGAAAATGGCTTTCGAGATAA
- a CDS encoding UDP-2,3-diacylglucosamine diphosphatase: MEKRNVEIVVISDVHLGTYGCHAKELLKYLKSIKPKTLILNGDIIDIWQFSKRYWPETHMKILRKLMKFVAEGVNVYYLTGNHDELLRKFADMQLGSFHLQNKLILELDGKKAWFFHGDIFDVTMQHSKWLAKLGAVGYDSLILLNSMVNWCLKLLGREKMSFSKKIKAKFKDAVKFINSFEETAAELAIENGYQYVVCGHIHQPEKRNIFANNGEVIYLNSGDWVENLTALEYNQGNWEIFKYEAQNFVKDEVEQGELSDGEDLHGKLDVNILLQKIKLEIA; encoded by the coding sequence ATGGAGAAGCGAAATGTAGAAATTGTAGTAATTTCTGATGTGCATTTGGGCACTTATGGCTGCCATGCCAAAGAATTGTTGAAATACCTCAAAAGTATCAAACCAAAAACATTAATCCTAAACGGAGATATCATAGATATTTGGCAGTTTAGCAAGCGCTATTGGCCAGAAACGCACATGAAAATATTGCGTAAACTCATGAAATTTGTTGCCGAAGGCGTAAATGTTTACTACCTAACGGGCAACCACGATGAACTTTTGCGCAAGTTTGCTGATATGCAGCTGGGTTCTTTTCACTTGCAAAACAAGCTTATTTTAGAATTAGATGGCAAGAAAGCCTGGTTTTTTCATGGCGATATTTTTGATGTAACCATGCAACATTCTAAGTGGCTGGCCAAGCTGGGTGCCGTGGGTTACGACAGTTTAATTTTACTCAACAGTATGGTAAACTGGTGCTTAAAGTTACTTGGTAGAGAAAAAATGAGTTTCTCCAAAAAAATTAAAGCCAAGTTTAAGGATGCCGTAAAATTTATCAATAGTTTCGAGGAAACCGCTGCAGAATTGGCGATAGAAAATGGTTATCAATACGTAGTCTGTGGGCACATCCATCAACCAGAAAAAAGAAACATTTTTGCAAATAATGGAGAGGTAATATATTTGAATAGTGGCGATTGGGTAGAAAATTTAACTGCCTTAGAATATAACCAAGGTAATTGGGAAATTTTTAAATACGAAGCGCAAAACTTTGTGAAAGATGAAGTTGAGCAGGGCGAACTCTCTGATGGCGAAGATTTACACGGAAAGCTAGACGTGAACATTTTGCTGCAGAAAATTAAGTTAGAAATTGCCTAA
- a CDS encoding glycosyltransferase family protein, whose amino-acid sequence MKILYAIQGTGNGHVSRAREIVPLLQQHGEVDLLISGTQVDVKLSQEIKYNFHGFSFVFGKKGGVDHYKTWKNMNLPQFRKDMKAIPLSDYNLILNDFEPISAWACRLQGIESVSLSHQAAFKSKKVPRPKTIDWGKLILSRYAPTTHHIGFHFDRYDDFIYKPVIRSEIRQLTPTNLGHYTVYLPAIDDKALVNVLKQISHVRWEVFSKHTKIAYTDGNVFVEPIHNEKFNQSMASCEGVFTGGGFEGPAEALHLGKKLLVAPMRFQYEQQCNAYALKQFGLPVIWGSNHNWVPILKDFVAKPQEHQFNFPDETAAIIAHTVNTFAR is encoded by the coding sequence ATGAAGATACTTTATGCCATACAGGGAACGGGAAATGGACACGTGAGCAGAGCAAGGGAAATAGTTCCGCTTTTACAACAACATGGCGAAGTAGATTTGCTGATTTCCGGTACGCAGGTAGATGTAAAGCTCAGTCAAGAAATTAAGTATAATTTTCATGGTTTTAGTTTTGTTTTTGGGAAAAAAGGTGGTGTAGACCATTACAAAACCTGGAAAAACATGAACCTTCCTCAGTTTAGGAAAGACATGAAAGCCATTCCACTAAGCGATTACAACCTCATTTTAAACGATTTTGAACCTATTTCTGCTTGGGCCTGCAGGTTACAAGGAATAGAAAGTGTTTCGCTTAGTCATCAGGCAGCGTTTAAATCCAAAAAAGTTCCTCGCCCTAAAACCATCGATTGGGGTAAGCTAATTTTAAGCAGGTATGCGCCCACTACACATCACATCGGCTTCCATTTTGATAGATACGACGATTTTATTTACAAGCCCGTAATTAGAAGCGAAATTAGGCAATTAACTCCCACAAATTTGGGCCATTACACGGTTTATTTGCCCGCAATTGATGATAAAGCTTTGGTAAATGTGTTGAAACAAATTTCTCATGTACGTTGGGAAGTTTTCTCTAAACACACTAAAATAGCATATACTGATGGGAATGTTTTTGTAGAGCCAATTCATAACGAAAAGTTTAACCAAAGCATGGCAAGTTGCGAAGGTGTTTTTACGGGGGGCGGTTTCGAAGGCCCGGCAGAAGCCTTACATTTGGGCAAAAAGTTATTGGTGGCGCCCATGCGTTTTCAATATGAGCAGCAGTGTAATGCCTATGCTTTAAAACAGTTTGGGTTGCCTGTAATTTGGGGCAGCAACCACAATTGGGTACCTATTCTAAAAGATTTTGTGGCTAAGCCGCAAGAGCATCAGTTTAATTTTCCGGATGAAACAGCTGCAATTATTGCGCACACGGTAAATACTTTTGCCAGATAA
- a CDS encoding DUF6427 family protein: MSKTNSAMSIMFDVGMIIAIGTLIYFPFILMLLMLWLSLLMYRAFNWREWIAGFIGFLTIFMFVAVFYYWNDNIHRFIDIWQPLTNKFPHNLQINYNDYLVLIPVVIIMILAALQLRENFFRSFISIVRLFRCCFLCFW; this comes from the coding sequence TTGTCTAAAACCAATAGCGCAATGAGTATCATGTTCGATGTGGGGATGATCATTGCCATAGGTACACTAATTTACTTCCCCTTCATTCTCATGTTGTTAATGTTGTGGCTAAGTTTGTTAATGTATCGAGCCTTTAACTGGCGTGAGTGGATTGCTGGCTTCATCGGTTTTTTAACCATTTTTATGTTTGTAGCTGTGTTTTATTACTGGAATGATAATATCCACCGCTTTATTGATATTTGGCAGCCGTTAACCAACAAATTTCCGCATAACCTGCAAATCAATTACAATGATTATCTGGTGCTTATCCCAGTAGTTATCATCATGATATTGGCTGCTTTGCAACTGCGTGAAAACTTCTTTAGGAGCTTCATCAGTATCGTAAGGCTTTTCAGATGTTGTTTTTTATGTTTTTGGTAA
- a CDS encoding type III pantothenate kinase: MHNLVIDIGNTYSKLAIFEQKKLIYFQQLERVEEQNLLQLITEYQIENSTVSSVSNTIENLETWLKAHTNYTRFNTKITGKIKNHYESPETLGLDRWAKVVAAHCLYQGQNTLMIDAGTCITYDVLTANNEYFGGSISLGLNMRFKALNHYTGRLPLVAWDKTQTEIEEGTNTNKAIKRGVLQGALNEIEGFIALEHKKNKNLKVVITGGDSVFLTKQLKNSIFAAQITHEPYLVLKGLNEVITL, from the coding sequence ATGCATAATCTGGTCATAGATATCGGCAATACCTATAGTAAACTAGCAATCTTTGAGCAAAAAAAACTCATTTATTTCCAGCAACTAGAAAGGGTTGAAGAGCAAAATCTCTTACAGCTCATTACCGAATATCAGATAGAAAATTCGACGGTTTCTAGTGTAAGCAATACAATAGAAAACCTAGAAACATGGCTAAAAGCACACACCAATTATACTCGTTTTAATACTAAAATAACGGGTAAAATTAAAAACCACTACGAAAGTCCTGAAACTTTGGGCTTAGATAGATGGGCAAAGGTAGTGGCGGCACATTGTTTATATCAAGGTCAAAATACCTTGATGATTGATGCCGGAACCTGTATCACTTATGATGTGCTTACGGCAAACAACGAATACTTTGGCGGAAGTATAAGTTTAGGGTTAAATATGCGTTTTAAGGCATTAAACCATTACACCGGGCGTTTGCCTTTGGTAGCCTGGGATAAAACGCAAACAGAAATTGAAGAAGGAACCAATACAAATAAGGCAATTAAACGAGGCGTTTTGCAAGGAGCGCTTAACGAAATAGAAGGGTTTATTGCACTAGAGCATAAAAAAAATAAAAATTTAAAGGTGGTAATAACCGGGGGCGACTCGGTTTTTTTGACTAAGCAATTAAAAAATAGCATATTTGCCGCCCAGATTACTCACGAACCATATTTGGTTTTAAAAGGCTTGAATGAAGTTATTACATTATAA